A section of the Pedobacter sp. HDW13 genome encodes:
- a CDS encoding MFS transporter yields MEENPQDQALLSTPESKPVLAHSSPKQVRFAISAFYFMQGVCFASWASRIPTFKALMNLNDAELGSILFALPAGQIMTMFFSAKLTTHFGSKKMLQATAPMYAIALTFLALATTGWQLAAFLVLFGITGNLCNIALNTQGVAGENYYGKPIMSSFHGAWSIGNLTGALIALGLVNLKLGMYTHFWIIAAISLTNVAFNAKKLLNYNKPDTLAEKTKFFTMPQGILVLLGLIAFCSMATEGTMFDWSAIYFEDVVKLPHNRAIIGYASFMFMMASGRFLGVYLIGKFGRKNLLQISGAIISIGMALAVIFPNIFVAIIGFMLIGLGVSSIVPMVYSIAGNNKKVPAGKAITMVSSIGYFAFLFGPPLIGYISQLSSLRYSFGIISVFGLLITFVITKIKEIN; encoded by the coding sequence TTGGAAGAAAACCCGCAAGATCAGGCCCTATTAAGTACACCAGAAAGTAAACCTGTATTAGCGCATAGTTCTCCAAAACAAGTACGTTTTGCCATCTCAGCCTTTTACTTTATGCAAGGGGTTTGCTTTGCAAGCTGGGCTAGCCGGATTCCGACATTTAAAGCCTTAATGAACTTAAATGATGCAGAATTAGGTTCCATTCTCTTTGCATTGCCCGCTGGTCAGATCATGACGATGTTTTTTTCGGCAAAACTAACCACGCATTTTGGTAGCAAGAAAATGCTTCAGGCCACAGCACCCATGTATGCCATCGCGTTAACCTTTTTGGCGTTGGCGACTACAGGCTGGCAACTGGCTGCTTTTTTGGTGCTGTTTGGCATTACAGGTAATCTTTGCAACATTGCCTTAAATACGCAGGGCGTTGCCGGCGAAAATTATTACGGCAAGCCGATTATGAGTTCTTTCCACGGTGCTTGGAGTATTGGGAATTTAACCGGGGCATTAATTGCACTGGGCCTGGTTAACTTAAAATTAGGAATGTATACGCATTTCTGGATTATCGCCGCCATATCCTTAACTAATGTGGCGTTTAACGCTAAAAAATTACTCAACTACAATAAACCTGATACACTGGCCGAAAAAACAAAGTTTTTTACCATGCCGCAGGGGATCCTGGTTTTATTGGGTCTTATCGCTTTTTGTAGTATGGCTACCGAAGGAACCATGTTCGATTGGAGTGCCATTTATTTCGAAGATGTAGTGAAGTTGCCGCATAACCGTGCCATTATTGGCTATGCCTCTTTTATGTTTATGATGGCCAGCGGTAGATTTTTGGGGGTATATCTGATCGGTAAATTTGGTCGGAAAAACCTTTTGCAAATCAGTGGTGCCATTATATCAATAGGTATGGCACTTGCGGTAATATTCCCGAATATTTTTGTGGCCATTATTGGCTTTATGCTAATTGGTTTGGGTGTTTCGAGTATTGTACCCATGGTTTACAGCATTGCAGGTAACAACAAAAAAGTACCTGCGGGTAAGGCCATAACCATGGTTTCGAGCATTGGTTATTTCGCATTCCTGTTTGGTCCACCACTAATTGGATACATTTCGCAACTATCGAGCCTGCGCTATTCTTTCGGAATTATATCTGTTTTTGGGTTGTTAATCACCTTTGTAATTACCAAAATTAAGGAAATAAACTAG
- a CDS encoding TenA family protein, with protein MKWSEQAWELVKPIYDKILAMPFNQELSEGTLPKEKFIFYLAQDAYYLLEFGRTLSTISGRVDDAELVMAYAGFSTGAIFAERSLHESYFVEFGLESKVTPSPATLLYTNYLLNQAAYASVEVAAAAVLPCFWIYKAVGDHIFAQQKGNQNVYKRWIDMYSGIEFAQAVTQAINITDDLARHASPATRQKMFDAFEMATRLEWMFWDSAYQLEQWKI; from the coding sequence ATGAAATGGAGTGAGCAGGCCTGGGAGTTAGTGAAGCCCATCTATGATAAGATTTTAGCCATGCCTTTTAATCAGGAGTTAAGTGAGGGCACTTTACCTAAGGAAAAGTTTATTTTTTATCTGGCGCAGGATGCCTATTATCTATTGGAATTTGGCCGGACATTAAGCACCATTAGTGGTCGCGTTGATGATGCAGAACTGGTTATGGCCTATGCCGGATTTTCTACCGGAGCTATTTTTGCTGAGCGTAGTTTGCACGAAAGTTATTTTGTAGAATTTGGTCTGGAAAGCAAAGTAACACCATCGCCGGCAACACTTTTGTACACCAATTATCTTTTAAACCAAGCCGCTTATGCCAGTGTAGAAGTAGCTGCTGCGGCAGTTTTACCTTGCTTCTGGATTTATAAGGCAGTTGGCGATCATATCTTTGCGCAGCAAAAGGGAAACCAAAATGTTTATAAAAGGTGGATTGATATGTATTCAGGAATTGAATTTGCCCAGGCCGTAACACAGGCCATCAATATAACCGACGATTTGGCCAGGCATGCAAGCCCTGCTACACGACAAAAAATGTTTGATGCTTTTGAAATGGCCACACGGCTTGAATGGATGTTTTGGGATAGTGCCTACCAACTTGAACAGTGGAAGATTTAA
- a CDS encoding esterase-like activity of phytase family protein — translation MRITDAQKSILLQPKYSDLKPVSHLLIIYAFFALVFSSCSATRQAAKQKETSISSVKFLDEYVMPLNQTFQNTVVGGLSGIDYDAASNQYYLISDDPSQLSPARIYTAQIAIKANKIDTVQVTGVTFMLQQNGKEYPKYRSDKTLKADGESVRYNPKLKSFIWSNEGERLLKNGDTIIVQPALTFIAKDGRFLDTIPLPAGFHFTKGENGPRKNALFEGVTYADHYKTIYASLEEPLYQDGPQAAFEFDKALTRILKFDAITKKNTAQYAYNLGRCR, via the coding sequence ATGCGTATTACAGACGCTCAAAAATCGATACTTTTACAGCCTAAATACTCCGATTTGAAACCTGTATCTCATCTGCTTATTATTTATGCTTTTTTTGCCCTTGTGTTCTCTTCTTGTTCTGCAACAAGGCAGGCTGCGAAGCAAAAAGAAACCAGCATTTCGTCGGTTAAGTTTTTAGATGAATACGTAATGCCGTTAAACCAAACCTTTCAAAATACCGTAGTTGGAGGTTTATCGGGTATTGATTACGACGCGGCCAGCAATCAATATTATCTCATTAGCGATGATCCTTCGCAGTTAAGCCCGGCGAGGATTTACACTGCGCAAATTGCTATTAAAGCCAATAAAATTGATACTGTGCAGGTAACAGGGGTAACTTTTATGCTGCAGCAAAATGGAAAGGAATACCCGAAATACCGCTCAGATAAAACATTAAAGGCAGATGGTGAGTCAGTTCGTTATAATCCTAAATTAAAAAGTTTTATCTGGAGTAATGAAGGGGAGCGTTTATTGAAAAACGGAGATACCATTATTGTTCAGCCAGCATTAACCTTTATTGCTAAGGATGGCCGGTTTTTAGATACCATACCTTTGCCTGCAGGCTTTCATTTTACAAAAGGAGAAAACGGACCACGCAAAAATGCCTTATTTGAAGGCGTAACTTATGCTGATCATTACAAAACCATTTATGCCAGTTTAGAAGAACCACTTTACCAGGATGGACCGCAGGCCGCTTTCGAATTTGATAAAGCGCTTACCCGAATCTTAAAGTTTGATGCCATAACAAAGAAAAATACAGCACAGTATGCCTATAATCTGGGGCGATGCCGGTAA
- the thiD gene encoding bifunctional hydroxymethylpyrimidine kinase/phosphomethylpyrimidine kinase has product MNYINVLTIAGSDSGGGAGIQADLKTFSALGCFGTSVITAVTAQNTMGVRSVHGIPPELIKDQLQAVLEDIQPVAIKIGMINRVEVVDVIEAELKAYGNKVPVILDPVMVATSGHKLIEPDTVTQLIDKLFPLVSLVTPNIDEAIILAEKPIFNLDDMVAAGRKIIGKGAKAVLVKGGHLSGPVIYDVYIAGNEEPVILESAFIASKNLHGTGCTLSSAIAAEMGKGNNLLAAVKNAKQYIAAALQAGSEITTGAGNGPLNHFFNPSKLIVQ; this is encoded by the coding sequence ATGAATTATATTAATGTTTTAACCATAGCCGGCTCCGATAGTGGTGGTGGCGCGGGTATTCAGGCCGATTTAAAGACCTTTTCGGCGCTGGGCTGTTTCGGTACTTCGGTAATTACAGCGGTAACAGCACAAAATACGATGGGCGTAAGGTCTGTTCATGGTATTCCACCCGAACTGATTAAAGACCAGCTGCAAGCCGTGCTTGAAGATATACAGCCTGTTGCCATTAAAATCGGGATGATTAACCGGGTAGAAGTGGTCGATGTAATCGAAGCTGAACTTAAAGCTTATGGCAACAAAGTTCCTGTTATTTTAGATCCGGTGATGGTGGCTACCAGTGGTCATAAGCTTATTGAGCCCGATACTGTTACGCAGTTAATCGATAAATTATTTCCGCTCGTAAGCCTGGTTACCCCGAATATAGATGAAGCCATTATCCTTGCCGAAAAACCCATTTTTAACCTCGATGATATGGTTGCCGCAGGGCGAAAAATTATCGGAAAAGGAGCAAAGGCGGTATTGGTTAAAGGCGGTCATTTATCTGGTCCGGTTATTTACGATGTGTATATCGCCGGCAATGAGGAACCTGTGATTTTGGAAAGTGCTTTTATTGCTTCTAAAAATCTGCATGGAACAGGTTGTACCTTGTCTTCGGCTATTGCTGCTGAAATGGGTAAAGGCAACAATCTGCTTGCCGCGGTTAAAAACGCGAAACAATATATTGCCGCTGCATTACAGGCAGGTAGCGAGATTACTACAGGTGCCGGAAACGGCCCTCTGAATCATTTTTTTAACCCTTCAAAATTAATTGTACAATGA
- a CDS encoding esterase-like activity of phytase family protein — protein sequence MPVKPTVENDWNVNGISEILAVNDHSLLVMERAWAKGHDDHTFIKLYLVDLNGAENEIDNTGFIQNPPKPLKKKLLFDFDSLNKHIDNFEGITFGPKLPNGHQSLIFCVDNNFSKSQTQQFFLFEVIP from the coding sequence ATGCCGGTAAAACCAACTGTAGAAAACGACTGGAATGTAAATGGCATATCTGAAATTTTAGCGGTAAACGATCATAGCTTACTGGTAATGGAACGTGCCTGGGCTAAAGGACACGACGACCATACTTTTATTAAACTGTACCTGGTTGATTTGAACGGGGCAGAAAATGAAATCGATAATACTGGTTTTATTCAAAATCCACCTAAACCCTTAAAAAAGAAATTGCTTTTTGATTTCGATTCCCTTAACAAGCATATCGATAATTTTGAAGGGATCACTTTTGGCCCAAAATTACCAAACGGTCACCAGTCGCTGATTTTTTGCGTCGATAATAATTTCAGTAAATCGCAAACCCAACAGTTTTTCCTGTTCGAGGTTATTCCTTAG
- a CDS encoding HAD family phosphatase — MSKIKALLFDLDGTLIDSEKFHFDCWNTFLCPYNVQIDFKDWLSNYAGIPLPKNAKTIIGRYKIDEDLDGFINRREKVTFEGFRTTDIRLMPHALEFVQFAYEKGLTLAVVTASPKLDVEAVFERNGLAKYFRLFITRSDVSKSKPDPESYNLCVERLGLQKDECLVFEDTINGVKSAMAAGITCFAVQANVRAHQKLRVADQLFLNMAYAQKYIIENELVAIH; from the coding sequence ATGAGTAAAATAAAAGCGCTGCTCTTCGATTTAGACGGTACGTTGATTGATTCGGAGAAATTTCATTTCGATTGCTGGAATACATTTTTATGCCCCTACAATGTTCAAATTGATTTTAAGGACTGGTTAAGCAATTATGCGGGAATCCCGCTGCCAAAAAATGCAAAAACCATAATAGGCCGCTACAAAATTGATGAAGATTTAGATGGCTTTATTAACCGAAGGGAGAAAGTAACGTTTGAGGGGTTTAGGACAACCGATATCCGGTTAATGCCGCATGCCCTGGAGTTTGTACAGTTTGCTTACGAAAAAGGGCTTACGCTTGCAGTAGTTACAGCAAGTCCGAAACTGGATGTCGAAGCTGTTTTTGAACGCAATGGTCTGGCAAAATATTTCCGTTTGTTTATTACACGGAGCGATGTAAGTAAATCAAAACCTGATCCTGAAAGTTATAACCTATGTGTGGAGCGCCTGGGTTTGCAAAAAGACGAATGCCTGGTTTTTGAAGATACCATCAACGGGGTGAAATCGGCTATGGCTGCAGGTATCACCTGTTTTGCTGTTCAGGCCAATGTACGGGCACATCAGAAATTAAGGGTGGCCGATCAATTGTTTCTGAATATGGCTTATGCCCAAAAATATATCATTGAAAATGAGCTTGTCGCTATCCATTAG
- the lpdA gene encoding dihydrolipoyl dehydrogenase, producing the protein MQYDVVVIGSGPGGYVGAIRCAQLGLKTAVVEKYKTFGGTCLNVGCIPSKALLDSSEHYHNAAHTFTTHGINLKDLKVDMKQMIARKDDVVAQNTAGITYLFKKNKIDSFEGVGSFVDKNTILVTKADGTTETLSAKNVIIATGSKPTALPFLPIDKKRIITSTEALNIKEVPKTMVVIGGGVIGLELGSVYARLGTKVSVVEFLPSIIGTMDAGLGKELQRVLKKTLGMEFYMGHKVTGATTKGKTVTVTADTPKGESISLEADYCIVAVGRTAYTEGLGLDKIGITVEERGKKIPVNEHLETSVKGVYAIGDVITGAMLAHKAEDEGTYVAESIAGQKPHINYNLIPGVVYTWPEVASVGLTEEQLKEKGTKYKAGSFPFKASGRAKASMDTDGFIKVLADAATDEVLGVHMIGPRAADMIAEAVIAMEFRASAEDIARTCHAHPTYTEALKEAALAATDNRAIHI; encoded by the coding sequence ATGCAATACGATGTCGTTGTTATCGGTTCAGGACCGGGCGGTTATGTAGGCGCAATCCGTTGTGCTCAGTTAGGTTTAAAAACTGCAGTGGTAGAAAAATATAAAACTTTTGGCGGTACCTGCTTAAACGTAGGTTGTATCCCATCAAAGGCTTTATTAGATTCTTCAGAGCATTACCACAATGCTGCCCATACTTTCACTACCCATGGTATCAACTTAAAAGATTTAAAAGTTGATATGAAACAAATGATCGCCCGTAAAGACGATGTTGTTGCTCAAAATACAGCCGGTATTACCTATTTATTCAAGAAAAACAAAATCGATTCTTTCGAAGGTGTAGGTTCTTTTGTAGATAAAAATACCATTCTGGTAACCAAAGCTGATGGTACTACCGAAACTTTATCGGCAAAAAACGTAATTATTGCAACGGGTTCTAAACCTACTGCTTTGCCGTTTTTACCAATCGATAAAAAACGCATCATTACCTCAACCGAGGCTTTAAACATTAAAGAAGTGCCAAAAACAATGGTTGTAATTGGTGGTGGTGTTATCGGTTTAGAGTTAGGTTCTGTGTACGCACGTTTAGGTACCAAAGTTTCTGTAGTTGAGTTCTTACCTTCAATTATTGGCACTATGGATGCTGGTTTAGGTAAAGAACTTCAACGTGTGTTAAAGAAAACTTTAGGTATGGAGTTTTACATGGGGCACAAAGTTACAGGTGCTACCACCAAAGGTAAAACCGTTACAGTTACAGCCGATACGCCAAAAGGCGAATCTATTTCTTTAGAAGCCGATTACTGCATTGTTGCTGTGGGGCGTACTGCTTATACCGAAGGTTTAGGCTTAGATAAAATCGGTATCACGGTTGAGGAAAGAGGTAAAAAAATTCCGGTAAACGAACACTTAGAAACTTCGGTTAAAGGTGTTTATGCTATTGGTGATGTAATTACAGGCGCAATGTTGGCGCACAAAGCCGAAGATGAAGGTACTTATGTTGCTGAATCTATCGCCGGACAAAAACCACATATCAATTATAACTTAATCCCTGGTGTGGTGTACACCTGGCCGGAAGTTGCTTCTGTTGGTTTAACCGAAGAGCAATTGAAAGAAAAAGGAACAAAATATAAAGCAGGTTCATTCCCGTTCAAAGCGAGTGGCCGTGCTAAAGCAAGTATGGATACCGATGGTTTCATTAAAGTATTGGCTGATGCCGCTACTGATGAAGTTTTAGGTGTACACATGATTGGTCCGCGTGCAGCTGATATGATTGCCGAGGCTGTTATAGCAATGGAATTCCGTGCATCAGCAGAAGATATTGCACGTACCTGCCATGCGCATCCAACTTATACCGAAGCGTTAAAAGAAGCAGCTTTAGCCGCAACTGATAACAGAGCAATACATATTTAA
- a CDS encoding choice-of-anchor I family protein, with protein sequence MSKYPTVTKLKTLIYPNNAGINSVAVSNGLLAIALDGADKQGNGDVLVLKTSDLSEVKKITVGAMPDMVTFSPDGNYILSANEGEPNLAYTVDPKGTISIINIKDNYSVKTVDFSAFESQKATLLAGGFRIYGYNASFTQDIEPEYIAVSTDSKKAYVTLQENNGVAEVDIVAGTITKITPLGTRDISLAENAFDVSDKDSKKVLGTWPIKAYYLPDAISYFSTGGTAYLALANEGDTRQDYTPKDSKEEVRVKDLILDPVKFPNAATLQLDANLGRLTVTNTAGYTVVGTNKVYQELFSTGGRCVSILNANTGALVANIGKDLEQQVIDAGKYDDDRSDNKGVEVESVTVAQVNGKTLAFIGMERADAIAIYDVTTPAAPKFVQLFSTGDAPEGLLFVKPKDSPNGRSLLIVSNEADGTVRFYQPDKI encoded by the coding sequence ATGAGTAAATACCCAACGGTTACCAAATTAAAAACATTAATTTATCCAAACAACGCAGGCATTAACAGTGTGGCGGTGAGCAACGGTTTACTGGCAATCGCTTTAGATGGTGCCGATAAGCAGGGAAATGGCGATGTTTTAGTGTTAAAGACCTCCGATTTATCAGAAGTTAAAAAAATTACCGTGGGTGCTATGCCCGATATGGTTACTTTTAGCCCGGATGGTAATTACATTTTATCGGCTAACGAAGGTGAACCGAACCTGGCTTATACCGTTGATCCTAAAGGAACCATTTCAATCATTAATATCAAAGATAATTATTCAGTAAAAACAGTAGATTTCTCGGCTTTCGAATCGCAGAAAGCAACTTTATTGGCAGGGGGTTTCAGGATTTATGGTTACAACGCCAGTTTTACCCAGGATATTGAACCTGAATATATTGCCGTTAGCACTGATTCTAAAAAGGCATACGTTACCTTACAAGAAAACAACGGTGTTGCCGAAGTTGATATTGTTGCAGGAACCATTACCAAAATTACGCCTTTGGGTACCAGAGATATCAGTTTAGCTGAAAATGCCTTTGATGTAAGCGATAAAGACAGTAAAAAAGTATTAGGTACATGGCCTATCAAGGCTTACTATTTGCCAGATGCAATTTCATATTTCAGCACTGGGGGTACTGCTTATCTGGCTTTAGCAAATGAGGGAGATACCAGACAGGATTATACTCCAAAAGATTCAAAAGAAGAGGTACGCGTAAAAGATCTTATTTTAGACCCGGTTAAGTTTCCAAACGCTGCAACCTTGCAGTTAGATGCCAATCTGGGCAGGCTTACCGTAACCAATACTGCCGGTTATACAGTGGTTGGTACCAATAAAGTATATCAGGAATTGTTTTCAACTGGCGGAAGATGTGTGAGCATCCTGAATGCAAATACCGGAGCTTTGGTCGCCAATATTGGAAAAGACCTTGAGCAACAGGTGATTGATGCCGGTAAATATGATGATGACCGCTCGGATAATAAAGGGGTAGAGGTAGAGAGTGTAACCGTTGCCCAGGTAAATGGAAAAACTTTAGCTTTTATTGGTATGGAGCGCGCAGATGCGATTGCCATTTATGATGTTACTACTCCTGCTGCGCCGAAATTTGTTCAGCTATTCTCTACTGGCGATGCACCTGAAGGTTTGTTGTTTGTTAAACCAAAAGATAGCCCGAATGGCAGAAGTTTATTAATTGTTTCGAACGAAGCAGATGGAACAGTAAGGTTTTATCAGCCTGATAAAATATAG
- a CDS encoding DUF6515 family protein, translating into MNRLLNKGLVVFAAAAMIATLSVESVSAQRPSRSGGSGGGSRSGSIGPSRGGGSISRQPSMQAPNRGSFSPGRVGVRPERPGYSYNRPGYRPGSGYRPGYRPGYGYRPGFGRPYYRPYYSYYNFYRPFLGFRIGVLPYGYYPFWFGANQFYYSGGLFYQQNNSQYEVVTPPVGAEVPNLPSDANLVTINGVDYYEYKGVYYTQKENADGKTVYVVAGKDGILNTTDGPVDTHQIGDIINQLPEGCREVTIKNEKYFVSPDDVYYEEIVDGNNITYRVIGKLF; encoded by the coding sequence ATGAACAGGTTATTGAATAAAGGATTGGTTGTTTTCGCTGCAGCAGCGATGATTGCAACTTTAAGCGTAGAAAGTGTTTCTGCCCAACGGCCAAGCAGAAGTGGCGGCTCTGGTGGTGGTAGCAGATCGGGGTCAATCGGACCTTCGAGAGGTGGTGGTTCTATTTCCAGACAGCCATCTATGCAAGCACCAAACCGGGGTAGTTTTTCTCCGGGCAGGGTAGGTGTTAGGCCAGAGCGTCCGGGTTATAGTTACAACAGGCCGGGGTATCGTCCGGGGTCTGGCTATCGCCCAGGTTACAGGCCAGGTTATGGTTACCGTCCGGGTTTTGGCAGACCTTATTACAGACCATACTACAGCTATTATAATTTCTACCGTCCATTTTTAGGTTTTAGGATCGGTGTGCTGCCTTATGGTTATTATCCGTTTTGGTTTGGTGCCAATCAGTTTTACTATTCAGGCGGATTGTTCTATCAACAAAATAACAGTCAATACGAAGTGGTAACCCCACCAGTTGGTGCCGAAGTTCCGAACTTACCATCGGATGCGAATCTTGTTACCATTAACGGGGTAGATTATTACGAGTATAAAGGTGTGTACTACACCCAGAAAGAAAATGCTGATGGTAAAACCGTATATGTGGTAGCAGGTAAAGACGGTATTTTGAATACGACTGATGGTCCGGTTGATACGCACCAGATTGGCGATATCATTAACCAATTGCCTGAAGGTTGCCGCGAAGTAACCATTAAAAACGAAAAGTATTTTGTTTCGCCCGATGATGTTTACTACGAAGAAATTGTAGATGGCAATAACATTACTTACCGCGTAATTGGTAAGTTGTTTTAA
- a CDS encoding CocE/NonD family hydrolase has protein sequence MNFPRIFSLLICLFISHELLAQQSDSAYVRENYTKIERQIPMRDGVKLFTSIYIPKNQSKKYPFLINRTPYTVAPYGADQYKLSLGNFPAMMREGFIFVYQDVRGRWMSEGTFADIRPQVSGKKTKTAIDESTDTYDTIDWLVKNVKGNNGSAGIYGISYPGFYSTTSLPNAHPALKAVSPQAPVTDWFLGDDFHHRGTLFLMDAFSFMGSFGVPRPKPITPDKGPKGFQFPIQDNYRFYLEAGSVKNLKDRYFADSIKFWNDLFKHPNLDTFWKARLITPHLTNVKPAVMVVGGFFDAEDAYGTFATYKAIEKQNPDANNILVAGPWYHGGWVRSDGSYLGDINFGKTTSIDYQQQYELPFFKHYLKGEGDFNPAEANIFVTGSNEWKKFSNWPPQDVETKNLYLHPNGKLAFEKVGRTDSWDEYVSDPNNPVPYQDGVQAKRTREYMIDDQRFAARRPDVKTYQTDVLTEDITLTGPVLANLVVSTTGTDADYVVKLIDVYPEDAPNPVPNPKNLIMGGYEMLVRGEIMRGKYRNSFEKPEPFVPGAITEVNYPLPDVAHTFKKGHKIMIQIQNSWFPLADRNPQKFMDIYQAEPGDFQKATHKIYHDTFNSSFITVSVLK, from the coding sequence ATGAACTTTCCCAGAATTTTCAGTCTCCTAATCTGTTTGTTTATTTCACATGAATTGCTGGCCCAGCAGAGCGATTCGGCGTATGTTAGAGAGAATTACACCAAAATAGAACGCCAGATTCCCATGCGGGATGGGGTTAAACTATTCACGTCAATTTATATACCCAAAAATCAATCCAAAAAATATCCATTTCTAATTAACCGCACGCCATATACCGTTGCACCTTATGGCGCAGACCAGTACAAATTGAGTTTAGGTAATTTTCCGGCCATGATGCGCGAAGGTTTCATCTTTGTTTACCAGGATGTGCGTGGCCGTTGGATGAGTGAAGGCACTTTTGCCGATATCCGTCCACAAGTAAGCGGTAAAAAAACCAAAACAGCAATTGATGAAAGTACCGATACCTACGATACTATTGACTGGCTGGTTAAAAATGTAAAAGGCAATAATGGCAGTGCCGGTATTTACGGCATTTCTTACCCTGGTTTTTATTCTACCACTTCGCTGCCCAATGCCCACCCGGCACTGAAAGCAGTTTCGCCACAGGCACCCGTTACCGATTGGTTTTTAGGTGATGATTTTCACCACCGTGGCACCTTGTTTTTAATGGATGCCTTTAGTTTTATGGGCAGCTTTGGTGTTCCCCGTCCAAAACCGATTACACCAGATAAGGGACCGAAAGGTTTTCAGTTCCCGATACAGGATAATTACCGCTTTTACCTCGAAGCCGGATCGGTTAAAAATTTAAAAGACCGTTATTTTGCCGACAGCATTAAATTCTGGAACGATTTATTTAAACACCCCAATCTCGATACCTTCTGGAAAGCGCGCTTAATTACCCCGCATTTAACCAATGTTAAACCTGCTGTGATGGTGGTTGGCGGTTTCTTCGATGCCGAAGATGCGTACGGTACATTTGCCACTTATAAAGCTATCGAGAAACAAAACCCCGATGCAAATAATATCCTGGTAGCAGGGCCGTGGTACCACGGTGGTTGGGTGCGCAGTGATGGCTCTTACCTCGGCGATATTAATTTTGGCAAAACCACCAGTATCGATTATCAGCAACAATACGAATTACCTTTCTTTAAACATTATTTAAAAGGCGAAGGTGATTTTAACCCTGCCGAAGCCAATATTTTTGTAACCGGAAGCAACGAATGGAAAAAATTCAGTAACTGGCCACCACAGGATGTAGAAACGAAAAACCTGTATTTACACCCTAACGGAAAACTGGCTTTCGAAAAAGTGGGCCGTACCGATAGCTGGGATGAATATGTAAGCGATCCGAATAATCCGGTACCTTATCAGGATGGCGTTCAGGCCAAACGTACCCGCGAGTACATGATCGATGACCAGCGCTTTGCAGCCCGCCGGCCCGACGTAAAAACTTACCAAACCGATGTTTTGACAGAAGATATTACTTTAACCGGTCCTGTATTGGCTAACCTGGTAGTTTCTACAACCGGAACAGATGCCGATTATGTGGTTAAACTGATTGATGTTTACCCGGAAGATGCACCAAACCCGGTGCCTAACCCTAAAAACCTGATTATGGGCGGTTACGAAATGCTTGTACGCGGCGAAATTATGCGTGGCAAATACCGCAACAGCTTTGAAAAACCCGAGCCTTTTGTACCTGGTGCTATTACCGAAGTAAATTATCCATTGCCTGATGTAGCACATACCTTTAAAAAAGGGCACAAAATCATGATCCAGATTCAAAACTCATGGTTCCCATTGGCTGATCGCAACCCACAAAAGTTTATGGATATTTATCAGGCAGAGCCCGGCGATTTCCAAAAAGCAACCCATAAAATTTACCACGATACCTTTAACAGTTCGTTTATTACAGTTTCGGTGTTGAAATAA